Proteins co-encoded in one Saccharomyces cerevisiae S288C chromosome II, complete sequence genomic window:
- the SPT7 gene encoding SAGA histone acetyltransferase complex subunit SPT7 (Subunit of the SAGA transcriptional regulatory complex; involved in proper assembly of the complex; also present as a C-terminally truncated form in the SLIK/SALSA transcriptional regulatory complex), translating to MTERIPIKNYQRTNAKALLKLTEKLFNKNFFDLYLTSQQLVVLEYLLSISSEEDKLKAWDYFLKGNIALNVEKSFPLTQEEEHHGAVSPAVDTRSDDVSSQTIKDNNNTNTNTSISNENHVENEIEDKGDNAIANEDNFVNNDESDNVEEDLFKLDLEDLKQQISGTRFIGNLSLKIRYVLWQCAIDYIYCDRNEFGDENDTEYTLLDVEEKEEEEIGKNEKPQNKEGISKFAEDEDYDDEDENYDEDSTDVKNVDDPPKNLDSISSSNIEIDDERRLVLNISISKETLSKLKTNNVEEIMGNWNKIYHSFEYDKETMIKRLKLEESDKMIEKGKKKRSRSDLEAATDEQDRENTNDEPDTNQKLPTPEGSTFSDTGNKRPKQSNLDLTVNLGIENLSLKHLLSSIQQKKSQLGISDYELKHLIMDVRKNRSKWTSDERIGQEELYEACEKVVLELRNYTEHSTPFLNKVSKREAPNYHQIIKKSMDLNTVLKKLKSFQYDSKQEFVDDIMLIWKNCLTYNSDPSHFLRGHAIAMQKKSLQLIRMIPNITIRNRADLEKEIEDMEKDKDYELDEEEEVAGSGRKGLNMGAHMLAKENGKVSEKDSSKTVKDEAPTNDDKLTSVIPEGEKEKDKTASSTVTVHENVNKNEIKENGKNEEQDMVEESSKTEDSSKDADAAKKDTEDGLQDKTAENKEAGENNEEEEDDDDEDEDEDMVDSQSYLLEKDDDRDDLEISVWKTVTAKVRAEICLKRTEYFKNGKLNSDSEAFLKNPQRMKRFDQLFLEYKEQKALESYRQKIEQNSIMKNGFGTVLKQEDDDQLQFHNDHSLNGNEAFEKQPNDIELDDTRFLQEYDISNAIPDIVYEGVNTKTLDKMEDASVDRMLQNGINKQSRFLANKDLGLTPKMNQNITLIQQIRHICHKISLIRMLQSPLSAQNSRSNPNAFLNNHIYNYTIIDDSLDIDPVSQLPTHDYKNNRELIWKFMHKNISKVAMANGFETAHPSAINMLTEIAGDYLSNLIKTLKLHHETNSLNRGTNVEMLQTTLLENGINRPDDLFSYVESEFGKKTKKLQDIKQKLESFLRALLRPTLQELSERNFEDESQSFFTGDFASELTGEDFFGFRELGLEKEFGVLSSSVPLQLLTTQFQTVDGETKVQAKKIQPEESDSIVYKKITKGMLDAGSFWNTLLPLLQKDYERSKAYIAKQSKSSANDKTSMTSTEDNSFALLEEDQFVSKKTATKARLPPTGKISTTYKKKPIASAFILPEEDLENDVKADPTTTVNAKVGAENDGDSSLFLRTPQPLDPLDMDDAFDDTNMGSNSSFSLSLPRLNQ from the coding sequence ATGACTGAAAGAATACCAATAAAGAATTATCAAAGAACAAATGCCAAAGCTTTACTTAAATTGActgaaaaactttttaaCAAGAACTTTTTTGATCTCTATTTAACCTCTCAGCAATTGGTCGTTCTTGAATACCTGCTGTCGATTTCAAGTGAAGAAGACAAACTGAAAGCATGGGACTATTTCTTAAAGGGAAACATAGCATTAAATGTCGAAAAATCATTTCCATTAAcccaagaagaagaacatcACGGAGCGGTCTCTCCTGCCGTTGACACACGATCAGATGATGTATCATCACAAACAATTAAGGACAATAACAATACTAATACCAACACCAGTATCAGCAATGAAAATCatgttgaaaatgaaattgaagataAAGGCGATAACGCAATAGCAAATGAAGATAATTTTGTGAATAATGACGAAAGTGAtaatgttgaagaagacTTATTCAAATTAGATCTAGAGGACTTGAAGCAGCAAATAAGCGGAACAAGGTTTATTGGAAACTTATCCTTGAAAATCAGATACGTCTTGTGGCAGTGCGCCATAGATTATATATACTGTGATCGTAATGAGTttggtgatgaaaatgatacAGAATACACCCTATTAGATGTTGAAGAGAAGGAGGAAGAGGAAATTGGTAAAAATGAGAAGCCACAAAACAAAGAAGGTATTTCGAAGTTCGCCGAGGATGAAGATTACGACGATGAAGACGAGAACTATGATGAAGACAGTACAGACGTAAAAAATGTCGATGATCCTCCAAAAAATCTCGATTCTATTTCCTCTTCTAATATCGAAATTGACGATGAACGACGCTTGGTGCTAAATATCtcaatatcaaaagaaacacTGTCAAAGttaaaaacaaataatgtAGAAGAAATTATGGGAAATTGGAACAAAATTTACCACAGTTTTGAATACGATAAAGAAACTATGATAAAGCGATTAAAACTTGAAGAAAGCGATAAAATGATAGAgaaaggaaagaagaaacGAAGTCGAAGTGATTTAGAAGCAGCTACCGATGAACAAGATCGCGAAAATACAAATGATGAGCCAGATACTAATCAAAAATTGCCCACTCCTGAAGGTTCAACATTCAGCGATACTGGGAACAAGCGCCCCAAACAAAGTAATTTAGATTTAACAGTCAATCTAGGCATCGaaaatttatcattaaAGCACCTTCTATCATCTATccagcaaaaaaaatcccAATTAGGAATATCAGATTACGAATTAAAACATCTGATTATGGATGTCAGAAAAAATCGGTCAAAATGGACATCGGATGAAAGAATTGGGCAAGAGGAATTATACGAAGCCTGTGAAAAGGTTGTTTTGGAACTTAGAAACTACACTGAGCATTCTACACCATTTCTGAATAAAGTGAGCAAAAGAGAAGCCCCCAATTATCatcaaatcatcaaaaagTCCATGGACCTGAATACTGttttaaaaaaactgaaaagcTTTCAATATGACTCCAAACAAGAATTTGTAGACGATATTATGCTAATATGGAAAAATTGTTTGACCTATAATTCAGATCCTTCACATTTTTTGAGAGGGCATGCTATTGCTATGCAGAAGAAATCTCTTCAGTTGATTCGCATGATTCCAAATATCACAATCCGAAACAGGGCTGAtttagaaaaggaaattgaaGATATGGAAAAAGACAAAGACTACGAATTAGAtgaggaagaggaagttGCTGGTtctggaagaaaaggattGAATATGGGAGCTCATATGTTGGCCAAAGAGAATGGCAAGGTGTCAGAAAAAGATAGCTCTAAAACCGTCAAGGATGAAGCACCAACCAATGATGACAAACTAACTTCTGTCATCCCTGAGGgggaaaaagagaaagataAAACTGCTTCATCTACTGTAACGGTACACGAAAATGTAAATAAGAacgaaataaaagaaaatgggaAAAATGAAGAGCAAGATATGGTTGAGGAAAGTAGTAAGACTGAGGATTCATCAAAAGATGCTGATGCTGCCAAAAAGGATACGGAAGACGGACTACAAGATAAAACTGCAGAAAATAAGGAGGCTGGggaaaataatgaagaggaagaggatgatgatgacgaagatgaagacgaagacATGGTCGACTCCCAATCTTATTTACTTGAAAAGGATGACGATAGAGACGATTTGGAAATATCCGTGTGGAAAACTGTAACTGCCAAAGTTCGTGCGGAAATTTGCTTAAAAAGAActgaatattttaaaaatggaaaattaAATAGTGATTCAGAGGcgtttttgaaaaacccACAAAGAATGAAAAGGTTCGACcagctttttcttgaatataAAGAGCAGAAAGCTTTAGAATCATATCGTCAAAAAATAGAGCAAAATTCCATTATGAAAAATGGCTTTGGAACAGTACTAAAACAGGAAGACGATGACCAATTGCAGTTTCATAATGATCACTCTTTAAATGGAAATgaagcttttgaaaagcaaCCCAATGATATTGAGTTAGATGATACCAGATTCCTACAGGAATATGATATTAGTAACGCCATTCCTGACATAGTATACGAGGGAGTAAATACTAAAACATTAGACAAGATGGAAGACGCTTCCGTGGACCGCATGCTTCAAAATGGTATCAACAAACAAAGCAGATTTCTGGCTAACAAGGATTTAGGACTAACACCTAAAATGAACCAAAATATCACACTGATTCAGCAAATTAGGCACATATGCCATAAAATATCCCTGATCAGAATGTTACAGAGCCCTTTATCGGCTCAAAACTCCAGAAGCAATCCCAACGCTTTCCTTAACAACCACATTTATAATTACACTATTATTGATGACTCACTCGATATTGATCCGGTGTCACAGCTTCCAACGCATGATTACAAAAACAACAGGGAGCTGATATGGAAATTCATGCATAAGAACATATCTAAGGTTGCTATGGCCAATGGGTTTGAAACTGCCCATCCATCAGCAATAAACATGCTTACTGAAATCGCCGGGGATTACCTATCTAATCTGATAAAGACTTTGAAGCTTCATCATGAAACTAACTCCTTAAATAGAGGAACAAATGTGGAAATGCTGCAAACAACACTGTTGGAAAACGGTATCAACAGGCCAGACGATCTATTTTCCTATGTTGAATCTGaatttggtaaaaaaaCTAAGAAACTTCAGGACATCAAACAGAAACTAGAAAGCTTTTTGAGAGCCTTATTAAGGCCAACTTTGCAGGAGTTGTCCGAGAGAAACTTTGAAGACGAGAGCCAAAGCTTTTTTACAGGTGACTTTGCCAGCGAATTGACTGGTGAAGACTTCTTTGGTTTTAGAGAGCTTGGATTAGAAAAGGAGTTTGGAGTTTTGAGTTCATCTGTTCCATTACAGTTACTGACTACTCAGTTTCAAACTGTTGACGGGGAAACCAAAGTGCAGGCCAAAAAGATCCAACCGGAAGAATCAGACAGCATTGTGTATAAGAAAATTACAAAAGGTATGCTGGATGCTGGTTCATTCTGGAATACTCTACTTCCCCTATTACAAAAAGATTATGAACGTTCCAAGGCCTATATAGCAAAGCAAAGCAAGTCATCTGCAAATGATAAAACCTCAATGACTTCCACAGAAGACAATTCTTTCGCTTTACTAGAAGAGGATCAGTTTGTCTCAAAGAAAACCGCAACGAAGGCAAGATTACCTCCTACTGGTAAGATAAGTACCACatacaaaaagaaaccGATCGCAAGCGCGTTTATACTTCCAGAAGAAGACTTGGAAAACGACGTAAAAGCGGATCCAACAACAACTGTAAACGCCAAAGTGGGTGCAGAAAATGATGGAGATTCTTCCTTATTTTTGCGAACGCCTCAACCTTTAGATCCTTTGGATATGGATGATGCTTTTGATGATACCAATATGGGCAGCAATAGTTCATTTAGCTTGAGCCTTCCTCGCCTTAATCAATAA
- the UBC4 gene encoding E2 ubiquitin-conjugating protein UBC4 (Ubiquitin-conjugating enzyme (E2); key E2 partner with Ubc1p for the anaphase-promoting complex (APC); mediates degradation of abnormal or excess proteins, including calmodulin and histone H3; regulates levels of DNA Polymerase-{alpha} to promote efficient and accurate DNA replication; interacts with many SCF ubiquitin protein ligases; component of the cellular stress response; UBC4 has a paralog, UBC5, that arose from the whole genome duplication) translates to MSSSKRIAKELSDLERDPPTSCSAGPVGDDLYHWQASIMGPADSPYAGGVFFLSIHFPTDYPFKPPKISFTTKIYHPNINANGNICLDILKDQWSPALTLSKVLLSICSLLTDANPDDPLVPEIAHIYKTDRPKYEATAREWTKKYAV, encoded by the exons ATGTCTTCTTCTAAACGTATTGCTAAAGAACTAAGTGATCTAGAAAG AGATCCACCTACTTCATGTTCAGCCGGTCCAGTCGGCGATGATCTATATCACTGGCAAGCATCCATCATGGGACCTGCCGATTCCCCATATGCCGGCGgtgttttcttcttgtctATCCATTTCCCAACCGACTACCCATTCAAGCCACCAAAGATCTCCTTCACAACCAAGATATATCATCCAAATATCAATGCCAATGGTAACATCTGTCTGGACATCCTAAAGGATCAATGGTCTCCAGCTCTAACTCTATCGAAGGTCCTATTATCCATCTGTTCTTTGTTAACAGACGCTAATCCTGACGATCCTTTAGTACCAGAAATCGCTCATATCTACAAGACTGACAGACCCAAGTACGAAGCTACAGCCAGAGAATGGACAAAGAAATACGCTGTATAA
- the TEC1 gene encoding Tec1p (Transcription factor targeting filamentation genes and Ty1 expression; Ste12p activation of most filamentation gene promoters depends on Tec1p and Tec1p transcriptional activity is dependent on its association with Ste12p; binds to TCS elements upstream of filamentation genes, which are regulated by Tec1p/Ste12p/Dig1p complex; competes with Dig2p for binding to Ste12p/Dig1p; positive regulator of chronological life span; TEA/ATTS DNA-binding domain family member), with product MSLKEDDFGKDNSRNIESYTGRIFDVYIQKDSYSQSALDDMFPEAVVSTAACVKNEAEDNINLIDTHPQFELVNTGLGAKSDDLKSPSAKATFTDKQRKNEVPNISVSNYFPGQSSETSSTTESWTIGCDKWSEKVEEAFLEALRLIMKNGTTKIKIRNANFGRNELISLYIKHKTNEFRTKKQISSHIQVWKKTIQNKIKDSLTLSSKEKELLHLIEHGAEQTTENSNLFYDIFEEIIDSLPSVSDSGSLTPKNLYVSNNSSGLSVHSKLLTPITASNEKKIENFIKTNAASQAKTPLIYAKHIYENIDGYKCVPSKRPLEQLSPTELHQGDRPNKASFSNKKAILESAKKIEIEQRKIINKYQRISRIQEHESNPEFSSNSNSGSEYESEEEVVPRSATVTQLQSRPVPYYKNNGMPYSLSKVRGRPMYPRPAEDAYNANYIQGLPQYQTSYFSQLLLSSPQHYEHSPHQRNFTPSNQSHGNFY from the coding sequence ATGAGTCTTAAAGAAGACGACTTTGGCAAGGATAATTCTAGAAATATAGAATCATATACTGGTAGAATTTTTGacgtatatatacaaaaagaTTCGTATTCACAGTCGGCCTTGGATGATATGTTTCCAGAAGCCGTAGTTTCAACCGCCGCTTGTGTGAAAAATGAAGCGGAGGATAACATCAATCTCATAGACACGCATCCTCAATTCGAACTGGTAAATACTGGACTGGGTGCTAAATCGGACGATTTGAAATCTCCATCAGCAAAGGCTACGTTCACTGACAAGCAGAGGAAGAATGAAGTACCAAATATATCTGTGAGCAACTACTTTCCCGGACAAAGTAGCGAAACGTCGTCAACAACGGAATCTTGGACTATCGGTTGTGATAAGTGGTCAGAAAAGGTAGAAGAGGCATTCCTTGAGGCACTTAGactgataatgaaaaatgggaccacaaaaataaaaataagaaatgccaattttggaagaaacGAGCTGATTTCATTATATATCAAGCACAAAACCAACGAGTTCAGAACCAAAAAGCAAATTTCTTCCCATATTCAAGTCTGGAAGAAGACCatacaaaacaaaatcaaggACTCGCTGACCCTATCATCAAAGGAGAAGGAGCTTCTACACCTTATCGAACATGGCGCTGAACAAACTACTGAAAACTCAAACCTGTTTTATGacatatttgaagaaattatcGACTCTCTACCTTCAGTCAGTGATTCTGGAAGTTTAACCCCTAAAAACCTCTATGTAAGTAATAATAGCAGTGGATTGTCAGTACATTCAAAACTGCTTACGCCAATCACTGCTTCCaacgagaaaaaaattgaaaatttcataaaaaCTAATGCTGCATCTCAAGCCAAAACCCCCCTCATTTACGCTAAGCACATTTATGAAAACATAGACGGCTACAAGTGCGTTCCGTCAAAGAGGCCTCTTGAACAACTTTCCCCCACGGAACTCCACCAGGGAGATCGCCCCAATAAGGCTAGCTTTTCCAACAAGAAGGCAATCCTGGAGagtgcaaaaaaaatcgaaatAGAGCAGAGAAAGATAATCAACAAATACCAAAGAATTTCCCGCATACAAGAACATGAAAGTAATCCTGAGTTCAGTTCCAATTCCAATTCCGGTTCAGAGTACGAATCGGAGGAAGAAGTAGTCCCAAGATCAGCCACAGTCACACAACTCCAAAGCAGACCAGTGCCATACTACAAGAATAATGGAATGCCCTACTCACTCTCCAAAGTACGAGGAAGGCCCATGTATCCAAGACCTGCTGAAGATGCTTACAATGCCAATTATATTCAAGGTCTGCCCCAGTACCAAACATCTTATTTTTCGCAGCTGTTATTATCATCACCCCAGCATTACGAACATTCTCCACATCAAAGGAACTTTACGCCATCCAACCAATCGCATGGGAACTTTTATTAA
- the MIS1 gene encoding trifunctional formate-tetrahydrofolate ligase/methenyltetrahydrofolate cyclohydrolase/methylenetetrahydrofolate dehydrogenase MIS1 (Mitochondrial C1-tetrahydrofolate synthase; involved in interconversion between different oxidation states of tetrahydrofolate (THF); provides activities of formyl-THF synthetase, methenyl-THF cyclohydrolase, and methylene-THF dehydrogenase), with the protein MLSRLSLLSNSRAFQQARWRIYRLKVSPTVHASQYHILSGRKLAQSIREKANDEIQAIKLKHPNFKPTLKIIQVGARPDSSTYVRMKLKASKDSNVDCIIEKLPAEITEVELLKKISDINDDDSIHGLLIQLPLPRHLDETTITNAVDFKKDVDGFHRYNAGELAKKGGKPYFIPCTPYGCMKLLEEAHVKLDGKNAVVLGRSSIVGNPIASLLKNANATVTVCHSHTRNIAEVVSQADIVIAACGIPQYVKSDWIKEGAVVIDVGINYVPDISKKSGQKLVGDVDFDSVKEKTSYITPVPGGVGPMTVAMLVSNVLLAAKRQFVESEKLPVIKPLPLHLESPVPSDIDISRAQSPKHIKQVAEELGIHSHELELYGHYKAKISPNIFKRLESRENGKYVLVAGITPTPLGEGKSTTTMGLVQALSAHLGKPSIANVRQPSLGPTLGVKGGAAGGGYAQVIPMDEFNLHLTGDIHAISAANNLLAAAIDTRMFHEATQKNDSTFYKRLVPRKKGIRKFTPSMQRRLKRLDIEKEDPDALTPEEVKRFARLNINPDTITIRRVVDINDRMLRQITIGEAATEKGFTRTTGFDITVASELMAILALSKSLHEMKERIGRMVIGADYDNKPVTVEDIGCTGALTALLRDAIKPNLMQTLEGTPVMVHAGPFANISIGASSVIADLMALKLVGSEKNPLNDKNIHEPGYVVTEAGFDFAMGGERFFDIKCRSSGLVPDAVVLVATVRALKSHGGAPNVKPGQSLPKEYTEENIDFVAKGVSNLVKQIENIKTFGIPVVVAINRFETDSQAEIEVIKKAALNAGASHAVTSNHWMEGGKGAVELAHAVVDATKEPKNFNFLYDVNSSIEDKLTSIVQKMYGGAKIEVSPEAQKKIDTYKKQGFGNLPICIAKTQYSLSHDPSLKGVPRGFTFPIRDVRASIGAGYLYALAAEIQTIPGLSTYAGYMAVEVDDDGEIEGLF; encoded by the coding sequence ATGTTGTCGAGACTATCTTTATTGAGTAACTCGAGGGCGTTCCAACAGGCCAGATGGCGCATTTACCGCTTAAAAGTTTCGCCAACTGTGCATGCTTCTCAATACCATATTCTTTCTGGTAGGAAACTTGCTCAATCTATTCGAGAAAAAGCCAATGATGAGATACAAGCCATTAAGCTTAAGCATCCTAATTTCAAGCCTACCTTGAAAATCATTCAAGTCGGGGCCAGACCAGACTCATCTACGTACGTGaggatgaaattgaaagctTCAAAGGACAGCAATGTAGACTGTATCATAGAGAAGTTACCAGCAGAAATCACTGAAGTTgagcttttgaagaaaattagtGACATCAATGATGATGACTCTATCCATGGGTTGCTAATTCAACTACCTCTACCGCGTCACTTGGATGAAACCACGATTACAAACGCTGTGGACTTTAAAAAGGACGTTGATGGGTTCCACAGATATAATGCTGGTGAATTGGCTAAAAAAGGAGGGAAACCATACTTCATACCATGTACTCCTTATGGTTGCATGAAATTACTTGAAGAAGCTCATGTTAAGTTAGATGGTAAGAACGCCGTCGTGTTAGGCAGATCAAGTATCGTCGGAAATCCAATTGCTTCgttgttgaaaaatgcGAATGCCACTGTTACTGTCTGTCATAGTCATACAAGGAACATTGCAGAAGTGGTCTCCCAAGCTGATATAGTTATCGCAGCTTGCGGTATTCCTCAATACGTTAAATCAGACTGGATTAAAGAAGGCGCCGTGGTTATTGATGTAGGTATCAACTACGTACCTGATATCAGTAAGAAAAGTGGGCAAAAATTAGTTGGTGATGTTGATTTTGATTCTGTAAAGGAAAAGACATCTTATATTACCCCTGTTCCTGGTGGAGTGGGTCCAATGACTGTCGCTATGCTTGTTTCCAATGTACTATTAGCTGCTAAAAGGCAATTCGTGGAATCTGAAAAGCTTCCAGTTATCAAACCTCTTCCATTACACTTAGAAAGTCCAGTGCCTTCAGATATTGATATATCAAGAGCTCAGAGTCCTAAGCATATCAAGCAAGTTGCCGAGGAGTTGGGAATCCACTCTCACGAATTAGAATTATACGGCCACTATAAGGCAAAAATTTctccaaatatttttaaaagattaGAATCTAGAGAAAACGGTAAGTACGTCCTTGTTGCAGGTATTACTCCGACTCCATTGGGTGAAGGTAAATCCACTACGACTATGGGGTTGGTGCAGGCTTTATCCGCTCATTTAGGGAAACCATCCATCGCGAACGTTAGACAACCATCTCTTGGCCCAACCCTGGGTGTCAAAGGTGGTGCTGCTGGTGGTGGTTATGCCCAAGTTATTCCTATGGACGAGTTCAATTTACATTTGACCGGGGATATTCATGCTATCAGCGCTGCGAACAATCTTCTTGCAGCAGCTATCGACACTAGAATGTTCCATGAAGCCACTCAGAAGAATGATAGTACATTTTACAAGAGACTAgttccaagaaaaaaaggcatCAGAAAGTTTACCCCATCCATGCAGAGAAGGCTTAAAAGATtggatattgaaaaagaagaccCTGATGCTTTAACACCTGAAGAAGTCAAAAGATTTGCTAGATTGAACATAAATCCCGATACTATCACTATCAGAAGAGTTGTCGACATCAATGACAGGATGTTAAGACAAATTACCATTGGCGAAGCCGCTACGGAGAAGGGTTTTACAAGGACCACTGGATTCGATATCACTGTTGCCTCTGAATTAATGGCCATTTTAGCTCTATCTAAAAGCTTACACGAGATGAAGGAACGTATTGGACGCATGGTTATTGGTGCTGATTATGATAACAAACCAGTAACAGTAGAAGATATTGGCTGTACCGGTGCTCTGACTGCATTATTACGTGACGCTATAAAGCCTAACTTAATGCAAACTTTGGAAGGGACCCCCGTAATGGTTCACGCTGGTCCTTTCGCCAACATCTCCATCGGCGCATCATCAGTAATTGCAGACTTAATGGCATTGAAGCTTGTTGGTTCAGAAAAGAACCCGTTAAATGACAAGAACATCCATGAACCTGGTTATGTAGTTACTGAAGCAGGATTCGATTTTGCCATGGGTGGTGAAAGATTCTTTGATATCAAATGTCGTTCCTCTGGATTGGTGCCAGATGCAGTTGTCTTAGTCGCAACCGTAAGAGCTTTGAAATCTCATGGAGGTGCTCCAAATGTTAAGCCCGGACAATCATTACCAAAAGAATACACAGAGGAAAACATCGATTTTGTTGCCAAGGGTGTTAGTAATTTGGTTAAGCAGattgaaaacatcaaaacgTTTGGAATACCAGTCGTTGTAGCAATCAACAGATTTGAAACAGACTCACAGGCAGAGATTGAGGTAATCAAGAAAGCAGCCTTGAATGCTGGCGCATCTCATGCCGTTACTTCTAATCACTGGATGGAAGGTGGTAAAGGTGCAGTAGAATTAGCACATGCTGTGGTAGATGCAACGAAAGAACCAAAGAACTTTAACTTTTTGTACGACGTCAATAGCTCCATCGAGGACAAGCTTACCAGCATCGTCCAAAAAATGTATGGTGGGGCAAAAATCGAAGTATCACCAGAAGCCCAAAAAAAGATAGACACCTACAAAAAACAAGGCTTCGGTAATCTTCCCATCTGTATTGCTAAGACACAATATTCATTATCCCATGATCCATCATTAAAGGGTGTTCCTAGAGGTTTTACGTTCCCCATCAGGGATGTGAGAGCTTCAATAGGTGCAGGTTATTTATACGCTTTGGCTGCAGAAATTCAAACCATACCGGGTCTATCGACATATGCTGGTTACATGGCAGTAGAAGTCGACGACGACGGTGAAATTGAAGGTCTATTTTAA
- the RPL19A gene encoding 60S ribosomal protein eL19 RPL19A (Ribosomal 60S subunit protein L19A; rpl19a and rpl19b single null mutations result in slow growth, while the double null mutation is lethal; homologous to mammalian ribosomal protein L19, no bacterial homolog; RPL19A has a paralog, RPL19B, that arose from the whole genome duplication), whose protein sequence is MANLRTQKRLAASVVGVGKRKVWLDPNETSEIAQANSRNAIRKLVKNGTIVKKAVTVHSKSRTRAHAQSKREGRHSGYGKRKGTREARLPSQVVWIRRLRVLRRLLAKYRDAGKIDKHLYHVLYKESKGNAFKHKRALVEHIIQAKADAQREKALNEEAEARRLKNRAARDRRAQRVAEKRDALLKEDA, encoded by the exons AT GGCTAATTTACGTACTCAAAAGAGACTTGCCGCTTCTGTCGTCGGTGTCGGTAAGAGAAAGGTTTGGTTAGATCCAAATGAAACCTCTGAAATTGCTCAAGCCAACTCCAGAAACGCCATTAGAAAATTGGTTAAGAACGGTACCATCGTAAAGAAGGCCGTTACCGTCCACTCTAAATCCAGAACCAGAGCCCATGCTCAATCTAAGAGAGAAGGTCGTCACAGTGGTTACGGTAAGAGAAAGGGTACCAGAGAAGCCCGTTTACCATCCCAAGTTGTCTGGATCAGAAGATTACGTGTCTTGAGAAGATTATTGGCTAAGTACCGTGATGCTGGTAAGATTGACAAGCACTTGTACCATGTTTTGTACAAGGAATCTAAGGGTAACGCTTTCAAACACAAGAGAGCCTTGGTTGAACACATCATCCAAGCTAAGGCTGATGCTCAACGTGAAAAGGCTTTGAACGAAGAAGCTGAAGCTAGAAGATTGAAGAACAGAGCTGCTCGTGACAGAAGAGCTCAAAGAGTTGCTGAAAAGAGAGATGCTTTATTGAAGGAAGACGcttaa